The sequence TCGGTGAACAGCGACGGCAGCGGCTCGCCCGACACGACCACCGGGATCGCGCGGTCGTAGAGCCGGTCGGCGAACGCCACCAGCCGCAGGGCCACGTTCTGGTCCGGCGCCGGGTGGATGCCGCGCAGGTGCACACGGGTGACGCCGTCCAGCAGCCGCCCGTAGCGCGAGGGGTGCAGGGACGCCAGGTGCTCGCACAGCGCGTCGAAGTCGTCCACAGTGGACCCTTCGTGCGCGGCCACCGACTCCTCCAGCTCCGCCGGGGTGACGGGCGGCGGCGCGTCCGGCAGGCCGCGGTGGCGGTAGTCCGGGCCGTCGACGCGGACGACGCCGAAGCGGGCCGAGAGCGTCTGGATCTCGCGCAGGAAGTCCTCCGCGGCGAACCGGCCCTCGCCCAGCTTCTCCGGCAGGGTGTTCGACGTCGCCGCGATGTACACCCCGGCGTCCATCAGCTCCTGCAGCAGCCGCGTGACCAGCGTGGTGTCGCCGGGGTCGTCGAGCTCGAACTCGTCGATGGCCAGGATCCGGTGCTCCGAGAGCCGCCGCACGGCTTCGGCGAAGCCCAGCGCGCCGACGAGGTGGGTCAGCTCGACGAACGTCCCGTACGCCTTGGGCGACGGCGCCGCGTGCCACGCCGAGGCCAGCAGGTGGGTCTTGCCGACGCCGAAGCCGCCGTCGAGGTAGAGGCCCATCGGCCCGGCCGGCTCGGCGGACCCGCCGAAGAGCTTGAAGCGCTTCTTCTCCTTGCGCGCCCCCACTTTCGCGGCGAACGCCGAGCACGCCTCGACCGCGGCGGCCTGGCTGGGCTCGTCGGGGTTGGGCAAGTACGTCTCGAACCGGACGGCGTCGAAGCGCGGCGGCGGCACCAGCGCGCCGATCAGCTCGTCGGCGGACAGCTCGGGACGGCGGCCGGTGAGGTGCGCGGGCATGGTCGCAGAGCCTATCCGCCACGGTCCCCCGTCCGGGCGGCGATGTGCCCCGGTAGAGACGTGCTTCACGCCCGTGCTGGGATTGTCCCGTGCGGAGTGTGTGGCCCCTCTCGACGGGCGAGCTGACCGGGGAAGACCTCGAAGAGATCTACGCCTATCCGACGCCCCTCGACCGGCCTTGGGTGCAGGTCAACTTCGTCGCGTCCGCCGACGGCGCGGTCGAGGTGGACACGACGTCGGCCGGGCTGTCCCACGCCGCCGACCGGCGGATCTTCCTGCTCGGCCGCGATCTCGCCGACGTGGTCCTGGTCGGCGCCGGGACCGCCCGCGCGGAGGACTACCGCGGGGTCGTCGCGGGCCCGAAGCGCCTGGAACGCCGTCGCCGCCTCGGCTTCACGGGTGTCCCGCCGATCGCGGTGGTGACCCGGACCGCGGATCTCGACCCCGCGTCCCGGCTGTTCACCGAGACCGTCGTACCCCCGATCGTGGTAACCACGGAAACCGCGGACACCGCGGCGCTCGAAGCGGCCGGGGCGACGATCCTGCGGGCGGGTACCGGCGACGTCGACCTGCCGCGCGCGCTCGACCTGCTGGCCGAGCGGGGTCTGCGCCGGATCGCGTGCGAAGGCGGGCCGAGGCTGTTCGCCCAGCTCGTCGCGGCCGACCGGATCGACCAGCTGTGCCTGACGGTCGCGCCGCTGCTCGTGGCCGGGACGGCGGACCGGATCGCCACCGGTCCCGGCAGCGTTCCCCGCCGGCTCGCCCTGGCGTCGATCCTGGTCGAGGACGGTTTCACCTTCCTGCGCTACCGCCGGGCCGCCGGGTGAGCCGCGACGCCGACCTGATCACCCGGGCCGCCGCCGGGGACGAAGCCGCGTTCGGCGCGCTCGTCCGGGAGCACACGCCCCGGATGTACCGGGTCGCGCTGCGGATCACCGGCAGCCCCGCCGAGGCCGAGGACGTCGTGCAGGAGTCGTGGCTCGCCGCGTGGCGCGCGCTCGGCACGTTCCGGCACGAGTCCGCGGTCTCGACCTGGCTCTACCGGGTCGTCACCAACAGCGCGCTCGCCCTGCTGCGCCGCCGCAAGCCCACGATCTCGCTGGACGAACCCTCGTGCCAGTCCACTGTGGACACCGAACGGCTCGCCGTCCCGGGCCCCGAAGGCCGGGTCGTGCGCGCCGAGGAGGTCGACGCGGTGCTGCGGGCGATCGGCCGGCTCGAGGTGTCCCAGCGGGTGCCGCTCGTGCTGCGCGAACTGGAGGGGCTCAGCTACGAAGAGGTCGCCGAGGTGCTCGACGTGAACGTCGGCGCCTTGCGTTCCCGGCTGCACCGGGCCAGGGTGGCGCTGCTCGCCGAGTTGAAGGAGCGGTGATGGCCGAGCAGACCGACCCCGAGCGCGACCCGCGCTGGGACGCCGTGCGCGCCGCCGCCCGGCGCCGCGTGGCGACGCCGCCGGGCCTGGTCGAACGCGTGCTGCGGGCGGTCGCGCGCGGTACCCGGACCGCCGTCGAAGTGCCCGGGGACGACGGCGGGCTGCGGATCACCGAACAGACCGTCGTCCGCCTGGCCGGGACCATCGCGGCGGCCCGGGCCCCCGGCGGCGTGCGCGTCTCGGCCGTCGCCGTCGAGGACGGCGTCGTGCAGGTGCTGGTGTCGGTCCGCTTCGGCGTCGTCGCCGGCGAAGCCGCCGAGGCGCTGCGGCGGGAGGTCACCGCCGAGCTGTCCCGCCAGCTGGGCGTCACGACCGCGGTGAACGTGCACGTCGTGGACGTCCACCCGGACTGAGCATTCCCCCGTTCGGGGGACCTTGCGTGAGGTATCCGCGCTCCCGGGCATCGTAAGGGCGAGAGCCCGCCGCGAGAGGAGCCAGGACGCATGCACCCGGAACGGACCGAGAGCCCCGGCACGGTCACCCCGCTCAACGAGGACGGCGCCGCCGGGCGCACCACGATCTCGTCACTGGTCGTGCAGAAGGTGGCCGGGCTGGCCGCCCGCGAGGTCGCCGGCGTGCACGCACTGGGCGGCGGCGGGGTGTCCCGCGCGATCGGCGCGCTGCGCGAGCGGATCCCCGGCTCCGGCACGGTGACCACGACGGGCGTGTCGGTCGAGGTCGGCGAGAAGCAGACCGCGATCGACCTCGACGTCGTCGTCGAGTACGGCGCCCGGATCACCGACGTCGCCCGCGCGGTGCGGCGCAACGTGATCACCGCGGTCGAGCAGATCACCGGGCTCGAGGTGATCGAGGTCAACATCGCGGTCAACGACATCCACCTGCCGGGCGACGAAGAGCCCGAGTCGACGCGGGTGGAGTGACCGCGCGCGGACCCGACGACCCGGAAGGCCGCGCGGCCTTCCGGGCGTTCGTGCGGGAACACCACCCGGACGTCGGCGGGGACCCGGCCGAGTTCGCGGCCGGGCTGGCCCGCTTCCGGGAATCCGCACGGGACTCCCGCTTCGACGCCCCGGTCAGCTTCGTGCGCCGCCGCCGGGGTCTCGCCGGCTTGCTGTCCCGCTTCCGCCGCCGCCCGCCCCGGGTGCGGTGACCGCCCCGCCGGGGCAAGCTTCCCGTTCCACCCCGTCCAAGGAGGACATGTGAACGCAACGCAGACCGGGCTCCTGGCCGGGCTGGTCCTCGGCCTCGCCGCGACCCAGGGGTTCACCGCGTTCCTGGTGACCCTGGCCGTCGGGATCATCGGCCTGGTCGCCGGCCGGGTCCTCGACGGCGAACTCGACCTCGGCGAGCTGTTCGGCAAGGGCCGCGACAAGTGAACCGCGCACTGGACGTGCCGCGCGAACTCGCCGAGCCGGACGAGCGCGGCACCCTCACCATCGGCCACGCGGTGGTGCGCAAGGTCGCGCAGCACGCCGCCGACCAGGTGCCGGGTACCGCCCACGACGGCAAGAAGGGCGCGAAGGCCAAGGTCGGCGGCCTCGACAACGACGTCGACCTCGCCCTCGACCTGGCGCTGCGCTACCCGGGCGCGGTCCGGGCGGTCGTCGGCGACGTGCGGCGGAAGGTCACCGAAGAGGTCGAGCTGATCACCGGCTACCACGTGCGGACGCTCGCGGTGACGGTGTCCGCGCTGCGGCCCGAAGCCGCGCCGAGGGTGCGGTAGCCGTGCGCCCGTTCGTCCGCATCCTGGCCACGCTGCTCGGCCTGGCCTTCGCGGCCGCCGGGGCGCTGCTCGCCCTCGAAGTCGGCTGGCACTGGTGGCGCCCGGGCGCGGCGCCGCTGGTGGTGCCGTGGCCACGCTGGCAAACCGAGCTCGCGGCACTGGGCTGGGACGCCTACGCGGTCCGCGTCGGCGCCGGGGTCCTCGCCGCCGCGGGGCTGGTGCTCGTCTTCTGCGCGCTGGCCGCCGGCAGCCGCGCGGTGCGGCTGACCGACCCGGCCGACGAGGTGAGCGTTTCGACGTCGCCGCGGTCGCTGGCCCGGCTGGTCGGGCTGACCGTGCGCGCGCAGGACAACGTCGCCGGCGCGTCGGTCACCGCGAGCGCCCGGCGGATCCGCGTCCGGGCGAAGAGCACCCTGGAAACCGAGGGCGAGCTGCGGCCGCGGCTGCTGGAAACCGTGTCCGCCCTGCTCGACGACGTCCCGCTGGCGCGGCGGCCGAAGGTCACCGTCGTCGTCGACTCGCCGAAGGACCGCCGATGAGCAAGTCCGTCGCTTCGAAGGCGCTTTCCCGTTCCTACGCGGGCGAACGCGTGCTGACGTTCCTCGTCGGGCTGCTCGCCCTGCTCGGCGGCGCGCTCGCGCTCGTGGTCGGCTTCGGCGTGCTCGGCGAGTACCGCGGGCGGCGCCCGCTGTTGGACCCGATGGCCGTCGAGTGGCTCGGGAGTCACGCCACGCCCGCGCGGATCGCCGCGATCGTGCTCGGCGTCCTGCTGTTGGTCCTCGGGCTACGCTGGGCGTTGCGCTCGCTGCGCCCGGAACCGCGGCCGGACCTGGACCTCGACCGCACCGAGGGCGCCGAGCTGGTGGTCACCGCGGCCGCGATCGCGGAAGCCGTGCAGGCCGACGCAGAACGGCTCGACGGCGTCAGCCGCGCCCGCGTCCGCGCCGTCGGCTCGCGCACGTCCCCGGCGCTGCGGGTCACGCTGTGGCTGCACGAAGGCACCGACCTCAAGGCCGTCTGGGCCGGCCTCGACACCCAGGTGCTGGCCCGGGCCCGGGAATCGCTCGGCCTCGACGTCCTGCCCACCGCCGTCCGCCTGGAACTCGACACGGCCCCGGCGAAACGCGTGCGCTGAGCCGGGCTTTTCCGCAGAATGCGCAGCATGCCCCTACCGCTGCAGCCGCCGCTGAAGCCGATGCTCGCCAAGCCCGCGAAGGCCATCCCGGACTCCGGCGGCCTGCTGTTCGAGCCGAAGTGGGACGGCTTCCGCTGCCTCGTCTTCCGCGACGGCGACGAGCTGTACCTGCAGTCCCGCGCGGAAAAGCCGCTCAACCGGTACTTCCCCGAAGCGGTGGCCCGGCTGCTGGAGGTGCTGCCGCCGCGGGTCGTGCTGGACGGCGAGCTCGTCGTCGCGCGGGACGGGCGGCTGAACTTCGACGCGCTGACCGAGCGGATCCACCCGGCCGAAAGCCGGATCACGCTCCTGGCGGGCGAGCAGCCCGCGGAGTTCGTCGCCTTCGACGTCCTCGCCCTCGGCGACGATCTGCTGCTCGAAGAGCCGACGTCGGTGCGCCGCGACCGGCTCGTCGAGCTGGCCGGCGACCGGTTCCCGCTCACCCCCGCCACCACCGACCCGGCCACCGCGCGGCACTGGTTCGAGCTGTTCGAAGGCGCCGGCCTCGACGGCGTCATCGGCAAGCCGCTGGACGAGCCGTACACGCCCGGCAAGCGCGTGATGCTCAAGTACAAGCACGTGCGCACCGCGGACTGCGTGCTGGCCGGGCTGCGCTGGCACGTCGACGGCGGCCCCGGCGAACTGGTCGGCTCGTTCCTGCTCGGCCTGCACGACGAAACCGGCGTGCTGCACCACGTCGGCACGGTCGGGTCGTTCCCGATGCCGCGCCGCCGCGAGCTGGCCGAGGAACTGGCGCCGCTGGTCACCGACGGCGAAGACCACCCGTGGGGCGGGCAGGCTCAGGGATCGGGGCAGCGGATCCCGGGCGGGATCACGCGCTGGCGCGCCACCGAGCACGAGTGGGTGCCGCTGCGGCCCGAGCGCGTCGTCGAGGTCGCCTACGAGAACACCGAAGGCGGGATGCCGTCGCGGTTCCGGCACAACGCGCGGTTCAAGCGCTGGCGTCCGGACCGCGAAGCCGCGTCGTGCGACTACAGCCAGCTGGAGGAGCCGGCCCGCTACGACCTCGACGCCGTGTTCCGCGGCCAGGTCGTGCGGACCCGCTAACCCTCGTCCCACACCGGCCGTGCGAAGCTCGGCTGGCCCTGCCTTGATCGTGCTCGACGTGAGGATCCCGCCCGTGCGCCGCCGCCGTTCCCGTCTCCTGGTCGCGCTGCTCGCCGTGGCCTCCGCCGCGGGGTGCGCCGCCGGGCCGTCGGTGCGCCCGGCGCTGGTCGAGAACGACGGGAAGACCACCGGCAGCACGCCGGCCGGGACGCCGTCGGTGCCGCTGCCGCCGCTGGCCGAACCGCAGTCGCCGTCGGTGAAGTGGGCCGACTGCGACGACGACACCCGGCAGCGGATCGGCACCCCCGCCGTCCCGGACAGCCTGCACTTCACCTGCGCCCGCGTCACCGCCCCGCTGGACGCGCCGGGCGAGCCCCGCCGCTCGCTGGTGCGGCTGCTGGCGCTGAAGGTGGGCAGCGGACCGGTGCCGCTGGTGGTCGTCAACGACGTCGACGGCGAGCCGGGCACGGTCTACGCGGCGCGGCTGGCCGCGACGCTGCCGCCGGCGTTCCTCGAGAAGTTCTCGCTGGTGGGCGTGGACCGCCGCGGCACCGGGATGTCCGGCGCGGCCCAGTGCGTGCCGCCGGACATCCGCCACGACCTGATCGACGCCGACCCGGCACAGGGCGACCTGCAGGACGTGCTGGACGCGGCCCGCAAGGCCGGCCAGCAGTGCGCGATCGAGCTCGACGACTCCCAGACGGCACTGGACAGCTGGCGCGCGGCGGGCGACCTCGAGGAGGTCCGCAAGCAGCTGGGCTTGGAGCACCTGAACGCGCTCGGCCGCGGCGACGGCTCGAAGGTGCTGGCCGAGTACGCGGTCCGCTTCCCGGCCCAGGTCGGCCGCATGGTCCTCGACGGCGTCCCGGACCCGGGCGCCGACACCGCGGCGGTGCTCGACGCGGTCGCCGCCGGCGCCCAGTCCACATTGGACGCGTTCGGCACGGACTGCGCCTCCCGAGGCTGCGCGTTAGGCGACCCGAAGGCGGCCCTGGCCGCGCTGACCGACCAGCTGCGCGCCAGCCCGCCGTCCACCGACGACGGCGTCGAGTTCGGCCCGGGCGTGGCGATGTTCGCGGTGTATTCGGGCCTTTCCCAGCGCTCGCGCTGGCCGGAACTGGCGGACGCGATCGTCGCGGCCCGCGGCGGCAACATCGGCCCGCTGGCGGCGTTCGTGGCCCCGGTGCTGCACGACTCGCGCGCCCAGCCGTCCCGCATCGACGCGACGATCGCGACCCGCTGCAACGACAGCCAGTCCCGCCTGTCGGCCGACCAGCTCGACCAGGTGGTGGCCGGCATGCGCGCGAAGTACCCGCAGTTCGGCACGGTGGTAGCGCAACAGCTGGCCTGGTGCGGCCCGTGGCCGGTCCGGACGGAGCCCCTCCCGCCCCCGGGCGCCCCGGGAGCCCCGCCGATCCTGGTCGCGGCAACGGCGGCCGACCCCTCGACCCCGGGGGTGGGCAGCACGCGCGCGGCGGACCAGATGCCGTCGGCGGTGACGATCACGTGGCAGGGCGCGGGCCACGGCGCGGTGGGAGCTTCGCCGTGCGTGACCGACGCGGCGCGGGCGTTTCTTGTGGACGGGAAGATCCCGGCGAACGGAACCCTCTGCCCGGCCTGACATGTCATGCCTGGGCTGGGCCCCGCGGTCAGCGAGACGGCTCACCCACCCGCCGAATGCCATGAAGGGCCCCTTCACGGGCATTAAGTGCCGTGAAGGGGCCCTTCACGGTCAAGACTCGCGCAGCCCCGCGTTGAGCCGAGCCGCCTCCCGAGTCAAGTGCTCGACTTCAGCCGCGTTAGTGGCCTTCCGAGCCGCCTCGACGTACAACTCCGCCGCCCGCGCCCGATCCCCCTCGCGCTCATGGAGGTACGCCGCCACCGCCGCATACCGCGGCAACGACGGATCCAGCTCCGCCAACGCAGCCAGCCCCGCCCGGGCCCCGTCGGCCTCCCCCACCGCCACCGCCCGGTTGAGCCGCACCACGGGACTGTCCGTCAACCGGGCCAGCTCGTCGTACCACTCGACGATCTGCACCCAGTCCGTCTCCCCCGCCGTCGGCGCGTCCGCGTGCAACGCCGCGATCGCCGCCTGCGCCTGGAACTCCCCCAGCCGGTCCCGCGCCAGCGCGGCCTGCAGGATCGCGACCCCCTCGGCGATCAGCTTCGTGTCCCACAAGGACCGGTCCTGCGCGGCCAGCGGCACCAGCCCGCCGTCCGGGCCGGTGCGGCCGGCGCGGCGGGCGTGGTGCAGCAGCATCAGGGCGAGCAGGCCCGCCACCTCCGGGTGGTCGATCGACGCCGCCAGCCGCCGGGTGAGGCGGATCGCCTCCGCCGCCAGGTCGACGTCGCCCGAGTACCCCTCGTTGAACACCAGGTACAGCACGCGCAGCACCGTCGCGACGTCGCCGGGCTCGTCGAACCGGACCCCCGAGACCGTCTTCTTCGCCCGGCTGATGCGCTGCCCCATCGTCGCCTCGGGCACCAGGTACGCCTGCGCGATCTGGCGCGTGGTCAGGCCGCCCACCGCACGCAGGGTCAGCGCGACCGCGGACGACGGCGTCAGCGACGGGTGCGCGCACAGGAAGTACAGCTGCAGCGTGTCGTCCGCCGCGGGCACCTCTCCGGGCGGCACCTCGGCTTCGACGACGTCCTCGCGCCGGCGGCGGGCGGTGTCCGATCGGGACTCGTCGAGGAACTTGCGCCAGGCGACCGTGACCAGCCAGCCCTTCGGGTCGCGCGGCGGGCCGTCGGCCCAGCCGCGGACGGCCTCGATCAGCGCTTCCTGGACGGCGTCCTCGGCCGCCGCGAAGGGAGCCCCGCGGCGGACGAGGATCGCCAGCACCGCCGGGGTGAGGGTGCGCAGCAGTGCCTCGTCCACCGGGCGGGTCACTCCGTGATGGTGGGCAGCGGGGCCAGGCACGGGCGCAGCTCGAGCCACTCGTGGATCGGTTTCCCGCCCGCGCCCGGCGCCGCGGACAGCTCGCCGGCCAGCTCGAGCGCGCGCTCGTAGCTGTCGACGTCGATGATCATCCAGCCGGCGATGAGGTCCTTCGTCTCGGCGAACGGGCCGTCGGTGACCGGCGGGCGCCCCTCGCCGTCGTAGCGGACGAACGTCCCCTCGGGGGCCAGCCCCTGCTCGCCGACGAACTCCCCGGTCTCCCGGAGCTTGGCCGCGAACTCGTCCATGTACCGGATGTGCGCGGTGATCTCTTCGGGCGTCCAGCGGTCCATCGGCACGCAGTTGACCGCCTCCGGGGCGCCGCGGTAGTGCTTGAGCAGCAGGTACTTGGCCATCGTGGTGCTCCCTCGGTGGTGGGCGACCGGCGTTCCCGGTCGCCTTCACCCCGGGGACGGAGCCGGTTCCCGGCTTTCGACATCGCCGCCGAAGAAAATCTACTGGCGGTAGGACTCGACCTCGGAGACCGGGCGGGCCGCGGCGTCGTCCGGGTTCTCGTGGAACTCGGTCTTCGCGCGACGCTGCCGCAGCAGGTCCCAGCACTGGTCGAGCTGCTGCTCGACCGCGGTGAGGCGGTCCTTGTCGCCACCGCTCAGCCCCACGCCCACCGAGCGCGACCGGAGCTCGTGCTCCTCCGCGATCAGCTCGTCGATCCGGCCCAGGATTTCGCCGTCGGCCATCTGTGGTCCTCCTCTTCCGGGTTGCTCGGAGGAAGACGCTACCCCGGACCCGGGAATTCCCGCCGCGCCCGGTTCGTTGACCAGGGCATGAGCACCGTTGAGCTGACCGCCGAGAACTTCGACCAGACGGTAAACGACAACGAGTTCGTCCTGATCGACTTCTGGGCGAGCTGGTGCGGACCGTGCCGCCAGTTCGCGCCGGTCTACGAAAAGGCCTCCGAGAAGCACGACGACATCGTGTTCGCGAGCGTCGACACCGAGGCGCAGCAGCAGCTCGCGGCCGCCTTCGACGTCCGCTCCATCCCGACGCTGGCCATCATCCGGGACAAGACCCTGATCTACGCCCAGCCCGGCGCGCTCCCCGAGCCCGCGCTGGAGGAGCTCATCAAGCAGGCCCGCGACGTCGACATGGACGAGGTCAAGCGCAAGGCCGCCGAAGCCGAGGCCGAACAGGCCTGACCACCACCACACCCGTGAAGGCCTCCTTACCGGTCGAAAAAGCCGGTAAGGAGGCCTTCACGGCGTTTCAGGAGCGGGTCGCGAGCCCGCGCAGGAAGAACGCCAGGTTCGCCGGGCGCTCGGCGAGGCGCCGCATGAAGTAGCCGTACCACTCGTCGCCGTAGGGCACGTAGACGCGCATGCGCGCACCCGACGCCGCGATCCGCGCCTGCTCCTCCGGCCGGATGCCGTAGAGCATCTGGAACTCGTGGTCGTCGTCCTTGCGGCCGTTCTCCTCGGCCAGCGCGGCGGCGATCTCGATCATCCGCGGGTCGTGCGAAGCGACCATCGGGTACCCGGAGCCCGCCATCAGCACGCGCAGGCAACGGACGTAGGACTTGTCCACTTCGGACTTCTCCTGGAACGCCACCGACTCCGGCTCGGCGTAGGCGCCCTTGCACAGCCGCACGCGCGAACCCGGCCCGGACAACTCGCGGCAGTCCTGTTCGGTGCGCCGCAGGTAGGCCTGCAGCACCGCGCCCACCCACGGGTACTCAGCGCGCAGCTCCCGCAGGATGCCGAGCGTCGAGTCCGTGGTGGTGTGGTCCTCCATGTCGAGCGTCACGGTGGCGCCGACCGCGTCGGCCGCCGCGCAGATCTTCCGCGCGTTCTCCAGCGCGACGTCCTCGCCGTTCGACGGCAGGAACTGGCCCACCGCGGACAGCTTCACCGAGACGTCGGCGCCGGCCGCCAGCCCTTCCGCGGCCAGGGCGGTCAGCACGGCTTCGTAGGCCGCGACGGTCGACGCGGCCTGCGCGGCGTCGGTCGTGTCCTCGCCGAGGTGGTCGAGGGTGATCCGGCGCCCGTCCGCGGCCAGCTCCCTGGCCACGCGGACGGCGTCGGCGGTCTCGGACCCGGCGACGAACCGGCGCACCACGGACCGCGTGGCGGGCACGGCTTCGACGAGCGCCCGGATCTTCCGGGACCGGGCGGCGGCGAGCAGCGGGGCACGCAACATGACGGTCTCCCTCTCAGCCCTGGTGCGGGTAGCGCACGGAGGTCGGCGGCACGAAGGTCTCCTTGATCGAGCGCGGGCTGGTCCAGCGCTGGAGGTTGAAGATCGAGCCCGCCTTGTCGTTGGTGCCCGAGGCCCGCGCGCCGCCGAACGGCTGCTGGCCGACGACGGCACCGGTCGGCTTGTCGTTGACGTAGAAGTTGCCCGCGGCGAACCGCAGCGCCTCGGACGCCTTCGCCACGGCCGCGCGGTCGTCGGCGATGATCGCGCCGGTCAGCGCGTACGCGGCGGTCTCGTCGACCAGCTTCAGCACGGCGTCGAAGTCGGCGTCCTCGTAGACGTGGACCGACAGGATCGGCCCGAAGTACTCGGTCGAGAAGATCTCGTGCTTCGGGTTGTCCGACACGAGGATCGTCGGCTGGACGAAGAAGCCGTCCTCGTCGTCGGCGGTACCCCCGGTGAGGACCTCCACCGAAGCGTCGCTCTTGACGCGGTCGAAGAGCTCCGCGTGCTTGGTGAACGCGCGCCGGTCGATCACCGCGCCGCCGAAGTGCGACAGGTCGGTGACGTCGCCGTAGGACAGCGCCTCGGTCTCGGACACGAGACCGTCCTTCAGCTTCGTCCACACGCTGCGCGGGACGTACGCGCGCGAAGCGGCGGAGCACTTCTGGCCCTGGTACTCGAAGGCGCCGCGGACCAGCGCGGTGCGCAGGACGTCGACGTTGGCCGACGGGTGCGCGAGCACGAAGTCCTTGCCGCCGGTCTCGCCGACCAGCCGCGGGTACGACCGGTAGCCCGCGATGTTGGCGCCGACCGTGCCCCAGAGGTGCTGGAACGTCGCGGTCGAGCCGGTGAAGTGGATGCCGGCCAGGTCGCGGTGGGTCAGGGCGACCTCGGAGACGGCCTTGCCGTCGCCCGGCAGCAGGTTGATGACGCCCGGCGGCATGCCCGCCTCTTCGAGCAGCCGCATGGTCAGGTGCGCGGCGAACGACTGCGTCGGCGACGGCTTCCACAGGACCGTGTTGCCCATCAGCGCGGGCGCGGTCGGCAGGTTGCCGGCGATCGCGGTGAAGTTGAACGGCGTGATCGCGTAGACGAAGCCTTCGAGCGGGCGGTGCTCCATCCGGTTCCACACGCCCGGCGAGCTGACCGGCTGCTCGGTGAG is a genomic window of Amycolatopsis lexingtonensis containing:
- a CDS encoding Asp23/Gls24 family envelope stress response protein; this translates as MAEQTDPERDPRWDAVRAAARRRVATPPGLVERVLRAVARGTRTAVEVPGDDGGLRITEQTVVRLAGTIAAARAPGGVRVSAVAVEDGVVQVLVSVRFGVVAGEAAEALRREVTAELSRQLGVTTAVNVHVVDVHPD
- a CDS encoding DUF6286 domain-containing protein, which translates into the protein MRPFVRILATLLGLAFAAAGALLALEVGWHWWRPGAAPLVVPWPRWQTELAALGWDAYAVRVGAGVLAAAGLVLVFCALAAGSRAVRLTDPADEVSVSTSPRSLARLVGLTVRAQDNVAGASVTASARRIRVRAKSTLETEGELRPRLLETVSALLDDVPLARRPKVTVVVDSPKDRR
- a CDS encoding RNA polymerase sigma factor; this encodes MSRDADLITRAAAGDEAAFGALVREHTPRMYRVALRITGSPAEAEDVVQESWLAAWRALGTFRHESAVSTWLYRVVTNSALALLRRRKPTISLDEPSCQSTVDTERLAVPGPEGRVVRAEEVDAVLRAIGRLEVSQRVPLVLRELEGLSYEEVAEVLDVNVGALRSRLHRARVALLAELKER
- a CDS encoding Asp23/Gls24 family envelope stress response protein; this encodes MNRALDVPRELAEPDERGTLTIGHAVVRKVAQHAADQVPGTAHDGKKGAKAKVGGLDNDVDLALDLALRYPGAVRAVVGDVRRKVTEEVELITGYHVRTLAVTVSALRPEAAPRVR
- a CDS encoding alpha/beta fold hydrolase is translated as MRRRRSRLLVALLAVASAAGCAAGPSVRPALVENDGKTTGSTPAGTPSVPLPPLAEPQSPSVKWADCDDDTRQRIGTPAVPDSLHFTCARVTAPLDAPGEPRRSLVRLLALKVGSGPVPLVVVNDVDGEPGTVYAARLAATLPPAFLEKFSLVGVDRRGTGMSGAAQCVPPDIRHDLIDADPAQGDLQDVLDAARKAGQQCAIELDDSQTALDSWRAAGDLEEVRKQLGLEHLNALGRGDGSKVLAEYAVRFPAQVGRMVLDGVPDPGADTAAVLDAVAAGAQSTLDAFGTDCASRGCALGDPKAALAALTDQLRASPPSTDDGVEFGPGVAMFAVYSGLSQRSRWPELADAIVAARGGNIGPLAAFVAPVLHDSRAQPSRIDATIATRCNDSQSRLSADQLDQVVAGMRAKYPQFGTVVAQQLAWCGPWPVRTEPLPPPGAPGAPPILVAATAADPSTPGVGSTRAADQMPSAVTITWQGAGHGAVGASPCVTDAARAFLVDGKIPANGTLCPA
- the zapE gene encoding cell division protein ZapE, which produces MPAHLTGRRPELSADELIGALVPPPRFDAVRFETYLPNPDEPSQAAAVEACSAFAAKVGARKEKKRFKLFGGSAEPAGPMGLYLDGGFGVGKTHLLASAWHAAPSPKAYGTFVELTHLVGALGFAEAVRRLSEHRILAIDEFELDDPGDTTLVTRLLQELMDAGVYIAATSNTLPEKLGEGRFAAEDFLREIQTLSARFGVVRVDGPDYRHRGLPDAPPPVTPAELEESVAAHEGSTVDDFDALCEHLASLHPSRYGRLLDGVTRVHLRGIHPAPDQNVALRLVAFADRLYDRAIPVVVSGEPLPSLFTDEMVDGGYRKKYLRAVSRLTALARDAVPAS
- a CDS encoding pyrimidine reductase family protein; the protein is MRSVWPLSTGELTGEDLEEIYAYPTPLDRPWVQVNFVASADGAVEVDTTSAGLSHAADRRIFLLGRDLADVVLVGAGTARAEDYRGVVAGPKRLERRRRLGFTGVPPIAVVTRTADLDPASRLFTETVVPPIVVTTETADTAALEAAGATILRAGTGDVDLPRALDLLAERGLRRIACEGGPRLFAQLVAADRIDQLCLTVAPLLVAGTADRIATGPGSVPRRLALASILVEDGFTFLRYRRAAG
- a CDS encoding Asp23/Gls24 family envelope stress response protein, with the protein product MHPERTESPGTVTPLNEDGAAGRTTISSLVVQKVAGLAAREVAGVHALGGGGVSRAIGALRERIPGSGTVTTTGVSVEVGEKQTAIDLDVVVEYGARITDVARAVRRNVITAVEQITGLEVIEVNIAVNDIHLPGDEEPESTRVE
- a CDS encoding ATP-dependent DNA ligase produces the protein MPLPLQPPLKPMLAKPAKAIPDSGGLLFEPKWDGFRCLVFRDGDELYLQSRAEKPLNRYFPEAVARLLEVLPPRVVLDGELVVARDGRLNFDALTERIHPAESRITLLAGEQPAEFVAFDVLALGDDLLLEEPTSVRRDRLVELAGDRFPLTPATTDPATARHWFELFEGAGLDGVIGKPLDEPYTPGKRVMLKYKHVRTADCVLAGLRWHVDGGPGELVGSFLLGLHDETGVLHHVGTVGSFPMPRRRELAEELAPLVTDGEDHPWGGQAQGSGQRIPGGITRWRATEHEWVPLRPERVVEVAYENTEGGMPSRFRHNARFKRWRPDREAASCDYSQLEEPARYDLDAVFRGQVVRTR
- a CDS encoding alkaline shock response membrane anchor protein AmaP gives rise to the protein MSKSVASKALSRSYAGERVLTFLVGLLALLGGALALVVGFGVLGEYRGRRPLLDPMAVEWLGSHATPARIAAIVLGVLLLVLGLRWALRSLRPEPRPDLDLDRTEGAELVVTAAAIAEAVQADAERLDGVSRARVRAVGSRTSPALRVTLWLHEGTDLKAVWAGLDTQVLARARESLGLDVLPTAVRLELDTAPAKRVR